The following coding sequences lie in one Arabidopsis thaliana chromosome 3, partial sequence genomic window:
- the DOF2 gene encoding DOF zinc finger protein 2 (DOF zinc finger protein 2 (DOF2); CONTAINS InterPro DOMAIN/s: Zinc finger, Dof-type (InterPro:IPR003851); BEST Arabidopsis thaliana protein match is: DOF zinc finger protein 1 (TAIR:AT1G51700.1); Has 1111 Blast hits to 1102 proteins in 62 species: Archae - 0; Bacteria - 5; Metazoa - 2; Fungi - 4; Plants - 1092; Viruses - 0; Other Eukaryotes - 8 (source: NCBI BLink).) produces MQDPAAYYQTMMAKQQQQQQPQFAEQEQLKCPRCDSPNTKFCYYNNYNLSQPRHFCKSCRRYWTKGGALRNVPVGGGSRKNATKRSTSSSSSASSPSNSSQNKKTKNPDPDPDPRNSQKPDLDPTRMLYGFPIGDQDVKGMEIGGSFSSLLANNMQLGLGGGGIMLDGSGWDHPGMGLGLRRTEPGNNNNNPWTDLAMNRAEKN; encoded by the coding sequence ATGCAGGATCCAGCAGCATATTACCAGACGATGATGGcgaagcaacaacaacaacaacaaccacagTTTGCAGAGCAAGAACAGTTAAAGTGTCCTCGTTGTGACTCACCAAACACTAAATTCTGTTACTACAACAACTACAATCTCTCACAGCCTCGTCACTTTTGCAAAAGCTGTCGTCGTTACTGGACTAAAGGCGGCGCTCTCCGTAACGTTCCCGTCGGTGGTGGTTCTCGTAAGAACGCAACCAAACgatccacttcttcttcttcttctgcttcctcTCCTTCCAACAGTAGCCAAAACAAGAAGACGAAAAACCCGGATCCGGATCCTGATCCACGTAATTCTCAAAAACCGGATTTGGATCCGACCCGGATGCTTTACGGGTTTCCGATCGGTGACCAAGACGTGAAGGGTATGGAGATTGGTGGAAGCTTTAGCTCGTTGTTGGCGAATAATATGCAGCTTGGTCTTGGAGGAGGAGGGATCATGCTTGACGGGTCGGGTTGGGATCATCCGGGTATGGGTTTGGGTTTGAGGAGAACCGAACCgggtaataataataataacccATGGACCGATCTGGCTATGAACAGAGCGGAgaaaaactga
- the UBP7 gene encoding ubiquitin carboxyl-terminal hydrolase has product LCTVSVKWQKKVFESIEIDTSQPPFVFKAQLYDLSGVPPERQKIMVKGGLLKDDADWSTLGLKNGQKLMMMGTADEIVKAPEKGPVFMEDLPEEQQAANLGYSAGLVNLGNTCYMNSTMQCLISVPELKSELSNYQSARTKDVDQTSHMLTVATRELFSELDKSVKAVAPMPFWMVLQKKYPQFAQLHNGNHMQQDAEECWTQMLYTLSQSLKLPSPSEDPDAVKALFGLNLLNRLHCQESSEESSETESVFSLKCHISHEVNHLHEGLKHGLKGELEKTSPSLGRTAVYVKESLIDSLPRYLTVQFVRFFWKRESNQKAKILRKVDYPLELDIYDLCSEDLRKKLEAPRQKLRDIEGQKLGLQASAKSSSKGDDVKMTDAEGSSNQSGESSTGDQQEGASPHMTGIYDLVSVLTHKGRSADSGHYVAWVKQESGKWVQYDDANTSLQRGEDIIKLSGGGDWHMAYIVMYKARLISM; this is encoded by the exons ttatgtacAGTGAGCGTGAAGTGGCAAAAGAAGGTGTTTGAGAGTATCGAGATTGATACTAGCCAGcctccttttgttttcaaggCTCAGTTGTATGATTTGAGTGGAGTTCCGCCTGAGCGGCAAAAGATCATGGTCAAAGGTGGCCTTTTGAAG GATGATGCAGATTGGTCTACGTTGGGActgaaaaat GGTCaaaaattgatgatgatgggaaCTGCAGATGAAATAGTGAAGGCTCCAGAGAAGGGTCCTGTTTTTATGGAGGATCTTCCTGAAGAACAGCAGGCTGCTAATCTG GGCTACAGTGCTGGCCTAGTCAATCTTGGAAACACCTGTTACATGAACTCAACGATGCAGTGTTTAATATCTGTCCCAGAGTTGAAATCTGAATTATCCAA TTACCAATCTGCTCGAACCAAGGATGTGGATCAGACTTCTCACATGCTCACTGTTGCAACACGTGAGTTATTTAGTGAGCTTGATAAAAGTGTCAAGGCTGTTGCGCCTATGCCGTTCTGGATG gtgttacaaaaaaaatatcctcAGTTTGCTCAGTTGCATAACGGAAATCACATGCAACAG GATGCTGAAGAATGTTGGACACAAATGTTGTACACTCTTTCCCAGTCCCTAAAACTGCCATCGCCTAGTGAAGATCCTGATGCTGTGAAGGCTCTTTTTGGTCTCAACCTTCTAAACAG GTTGCATTGCCAAGAAAGTAGCGAAGAAAGCTCAGAGACAGAATCTGTCTTTTCTCTGAAATGTCACATATCACATGAGGTGAACCACTTGCATGAAGGATTAAAACAT GGACTGAAAGGAGAACTTGAAAAAACATCTCCTTCTCTGGGTCGTACAGCGGTTTACGTAAAGGAGTCTCTTATAGATTCATTGCCAAG GTACTTGACTGTTCAGTTTGTGAGATTCTTCTGGAAACGGGAGAGTAATCAGAAAGCAAAAATTCTCCGG AAAGTGGATTATCCGTTGGAGTTGGATATATATGACCTTTGTTCTGAGGATCTTCGAAAGAAACTGGAAGCTCCTCGACAG AAACTGAGAGATATTGAAGGTCAAAAGCTTGGTCTGCAAGCCAGTGCAAAGAGCAGCTCAAAGGGTGATGATGTGAAAATGACTGATGCTGAG GGATCATCAAACCAAAGTGGCGAATCATCAACTGGTGACCAACAGGAAG GTGCTTCGCCTCACATGACCGGAATTTATGACCTGGTATCGGTGTTGACCCACAAAGGCAGAAGCGCAGACTCTGGGCATTATGTTGCATGGGTCAAGCAAGAGAGTG GTAAGTGGGTTCAATACGACGATGCCAACACTAGTCTTCAACGGGGAGAAGATATCATTAAACTCTCTGGAGGAGGTGATTGGCATATGGCATACATCGTAATGTACAAGGCCCGTCTCATCTCCATGTAA
- the UBP7 gene encoding ubiquitin carboxyl-terminal hydrolase (ubiquitin-specific protease 7 (UBP7); FUNCTIONS IN: ubiquitin-specific protease activity, ubiquitin thiolesterase activity; INVOLVED IN: ubiquitin-dependent protein catabolic process; LOCATED IN: cellular_component unknown; EXPRESSED IN: 23 plant structures; EXPRESSED DURING: 13 growth stages; CONTAINS InterPro DOMAIN/s: Peptidase C19, ubiquitin carboxyl-terminal hydrolase 2, conserved site (InterPro:IPR018200), Ubiquitin conserved site (InterPro:IPR019954), Ubiquitin (InterPro:IPR000626), Peptidase C19, ubiquitin carboxyl-terminal hydrolase 2 (InterPro:IPR001394), Ubiquitin supergroup (InterPro:IPR019955); BEST Arabidopsis thaliana protein match is: ubiquitin-specific protease 6 (TAIR:AT1G51710.1); Has 4498 Blast hits to 4321 proteins in 238 species: Archae - 0; Bacteria - 0; Metazoa - 2376; Fungi - 767; Plants - 642; Viruses - 2; Other Eukaryotes - 711 (source: NCBI BLink).), with protein MVIKPDPNQPGSTHPVRILAYIETKKEEEGKFFFFDIACLGFKKEINLVSLQHQTMLTVSVKWQKKVFESIEIDTSQPPFVFKAQLYDLSGVPPERQKIMVKGGLLKDDADWSTLGLKNGQKLMMMGTADEIVKAPEKGPVFMEDLPEEQQAANLGYSAGLVNLGNTCYMNSTMQCLISVPELKSELSNYQSARTKDVDQTSHMLTVATRELFSELDKSVKAVAPMPFWMVLQKKYPQFAQLHNGNHMQQDAEECWTQMLYTLSQSLKLPSPSEDPDAVKALFGLNLLNRLHCQESSEESSETESVFSLKCHISHEVNHLHEGLKHGLKGELEKTSPSLGRTAVYVKESLIDSLPRYLTVQFVRFFWKRESNQKAKILRKVDYPLELDIYDLCSEDLRKKLEAPRQKLRDIEGQKLGLQASAKSSSKGDDVKMTDAEGSSNQSGESSTGDQQEGASPHMTGIYDLVSVLTHKGRSADSGHYVAWVKQESGKWVQYDDANTSLQRGEDIIKLSGGGDWHMAYIVMYKARLISM; from the exons ATGGTGATCAAACCCGACCCGAATCAACCCGGATCGACCCACCCGGTTCGGATACTGGCATATATAGAgacgaagaaagaagaagaaggcaagttttttttttttgatatagcTTGCCTTGGCttcaagaaagaaatcaatctCGTTTCTCTTCAGCATCAAACAATGTTAACAG TGAGCGTGAAGTGGCAAAAGAAGGTGTTTGAGAGTATCGAGATTGATACTAGCCAGcctccttttgttttcaaggCTCAGTTGTATGATTTGAGTGGAGTTCCGCCTGAGCGGCAAAAGATCATGGTCAAAGGTGGCCTTTTGAAG GATGATGCAGATTGGTCTACGTTGGGActgaaaaat GGTCaaaaattgatgatgatgggaaCTGCAGATGAAATAGTGAAGGCTCCAGAGAAGGGTCCTGTTTTTATGGAGGATCTTCCTGAAGAACAGCAGGCTGCTAATCTG GGCTACAGTGCTGGCCTAGTCAATCTTGGAAACACCTGTTACATGAACTCAACGATGCAGTGTTTAATATCTGTCCCAGAGTTGAAATCTGAATTATCCAA TTACCAATCTGCTCGAACCAAGGATGTGGATCAGACTTCTCACATGCTCACTGTTGCAACACGTGAGTTATTTAGTGAGCTTGATAAAAGTGTCAAGGCTGTTGCGCCTATGCCGTTCTGGATG gtgttacaaaaaaaatatcctcAGTTTGCTCAGTTGCATAACGGAAATCACATGCAACAG GATGCTGAAGAATGTTGGACACAAATGTTGTACACTCTTTCCCAGTCCCTAAAACTGCCATCGCCTAGTGAAGATCCTGATGCTGTGAAGGCTCTTTTTGGTCTCAACCTTCTAAACAG GTTGCATTGCCAAGAAAGTAGCGAAGAAAGCTCAGAGACAGAATCTGTCTTTTCTCTGAAATGTCACATATCACATGAGGTGAACCACTTGCATGAAGGATTAAAACAT GGACTGAAAGGAGAACTTGAAAAAACATCTCCTTCTCTGGGTCGTACAGCGGTTTACGTAAAGGAGTCTCTTATAGATTCATTGCCAAG GTACTTGACTGTTCAGTTTGTGAGATTCTTCTGGAAACGGGAGAGTAATCAGAAAGCAAAAATTCTCCGG AAAGTGGATTATCCGTTGGAGTTGGATATATATGACCTTTGTTCTGAGGATCTTCGAAAGAAACTGGAAGCTCCTCGACAG AAACTGAGAGATATTGAAGGTCAAAAGCTTGGTCTGCAAGCCAGTGCAAAGAGCAGCTCAAAGGGTGATGATGTGAAAATGACTGATGCTGAG GGATCATCAAACCAAAGTGGCGAATCATCAACTGGTGACCAACAGGAAG GTGCTTCGCCTCACATGACCGGAATTTATGACCTGGTATCGGTGTTGACCCACAAAGGCAGAAGCGCAGACTCTGGGCATTATGTTGCATGGGTCAAGCAAGAGAGTG GTAAGTGGGTTCAATACGACGATGCCAACACTAGTCTTCAACGGGGAGAAGATATCATTAAACTCTCTGGAGGAGGTGATTGGCATATGGCATACATCGTAATGTACAAGGCCCGTCTCATCTCCATGTAA
- a CDS encoding dentin sialophosphoprotein-like protein (dentin sialophosphoprotein-related; FUNCTIONS IN: molecular_function unknown; INVOLVED IN: biological_process unknown; LOCATED IN: chloroplast; EXPRESSED IN: 24 plant structures; EXPRESSED DURING: 15 growth stages; CONTAINS InterPro DOMAIN/s: Occludin/RNA polymerase II elongation factor, ELL domain (InterPro:IPR010844); Has 17175 Blast hits to 8691 proteins in 788 species: Archae - 88; Bacteria - 6651; Metazoa - 4182; Fungi - 1520; Plants - 456; Viruses - 109; Other Eukaryotes - 4169 (source: NCBI BLink).), producing MFKGSSKRGGRGGSGGGGSGPSRNRNSFPPPTNRHPSPIGRMSSGGGGGGSAAPRQRSNSTSVKAAASTTVSSRTVEETFNLVPRESSSAFGMIIRLSPDLVDEIKRVEAQGGAAKIKFDAFPNNSTENIINVGGKEFKFTWSGEKGELCDIYEEHQSGEDGNGLLIEAGCAWRKLNVLRTLDESTTSHMKMRSVEAEQRTKSRKAIVLDPGNPSVTKQLAHAEGSPWRMSNKQKKEPPPKKRKVDPPPVPVGGPKPSFRPGASTPTMKNRLSASPGPSPSNQYNTPPYGIGNMAKTHAANENVTPVQTKGRVNMIEKEPSAWKNNVLRDTSGREAINVNKEIDLQSLLVDILKEAPMSLKALEKAVGDKVPNPAKKIEPILKRIANFQAPRYFLKPEAELESYKKHSPDSGSSPEHQQLLPVTECSRDQLPVPGRNNTEKFSLCEQNGEGSLDCLPVHLVEQLSTQENVDIEHHSPGIFHEEKRSENREAQARSSSDSDSDSDNSDSGSDSKSAAGSDSGSSSDSEASSNSKDGSDEDVDIMSDGDREPLLTTQSLEQDAIDLPGHGSSAVEIEGHNSDAVDIDGHDSDAVDIDGHGSDTVDVEGNSSDEGHGSDADRKKNSDNNWKMETTTGTSPTANGEVGISGQEHFTSGHDNLRERQNFIGQLFDDTENTTKNNFKNDKRDISERLGKDQNQKALDFEHYSQKSAHEKNRKSQSCNQLSAVSKDSQHSELKYDAELRNASASQTIDPLRGLLKSSIEKSNRHGKSNKHSDALGNVRKSDKGDHFPLEMLSSRSGKAFRDNQRDDVHLKNKFPRNKKDGESAIRPSLPTETSDRKPDELDGSDKDPKNVSGLSIGSSPLDSQRTYLAKLPKGNGPVLQKQVSELELGELPEPLGEDTALKPIEEKTSFRQSNLKPSTSEKLGIDSDKRRSKKSDSKKAAPPHTVNGSNEHVVEDSERSQKWALQSHGQNLTGTDTEISSQNKNLEDAAYKSRQKDSRARVGNSVEGYGETNKKTPVVKHGSKRASTSRSSRESKRHSSVSNSINGHKDATSIPGGSVVREKQMTSFGEEDSSYLKYEKASPELKGPISDHLQYKAYMQEYNDKYDSYHSINKILESHRNDFQKLGQDLGFAKGRDVERYNKIVEQIKESYCKYGERHKRLKKVFVVLHEELKHLKQRMRDYASSHGKD from the exons ATGTTCAAAGGATCGTCGAAACGTGGCGGTAGAGGAGGAAGTGGTGGTGGGGGCAGTGGACCTTCCCGTAACCGTAATTCATTCCCTCCTCCTACAAACCGACATCCTTCTCCCATCGGGAGGATGTCttctggtggtggtggtggtggctcCGCCGCTCCACGCCAGCGGAGTAATTCTACTAGCGTTAAGGCGGCTGCGTCGACTACGGTGTCGTCGCGGACGGTTGAGGAAACGTTTAATCTTGTTCCGAGGGAGAGTTCTTCGGCTTTTGGAATGATTATAAGGTTATCTCCTGATTTGGTGGATGAGATCAAGCGTGTGGAGGCACAAGGTGGAGCTGCCAAGATCAAGTTCGATGCGTTTCCTAACAATAGCACTGAGAAT ATAATTAATGTTGGTGGAAAGGAGTTCAAATTTACTTGGTCTGGGGAGAAAGGTGAGTTATGTGATATATATGAAGAACATcaaagtggtgaagatggAAATGGTTTGCTGATTGAGGCTGGATGTGCTTGGCGAAAATTGAACGTCCTACGAACTCTAGATGAGTCAACCACAAGCCATATGAAGATGCGCTCAGTTGAAGCTGAACAGAGAACCAAATCACGCAA GGCCATTGTTTTAGATCCTGGGAATCCATCAGTAACGAAGCAGTTAGCTCATGCTGAAG GAAGTCCATGGAGAATGTCAAATAAACAGAAGAAGGAACCTCCACCTAAGAAGCGGAAAGTTGATCCACCACCag TTCCAGTCGGAGGTCCAAAGCCTTCTTTCAGACCAGGGGCTTCTACCCCTACTATGAAAAATAGGCTATCAGCTTCACCCGGACCGTCTCCTAGTAATCAATACAATACCCCTCCATATGGGATTGGGAATATGGCTAAAACTCATGCAGCTAACGAGAATGTCACACCAGTCCAGACAAAGGGCAGAGTGAACATGATCGAAAAAGAACCATCAGCCTGGAAAAATAATGTATTAAGGGACACATCTGGGCGCGAAGCAATTAATGTTAATAAAGAAATTGACTTGCAGTCACTGCTCGTTGATATCCTAAAAGAGGCTCCAATGAGCTTGAAG GCTTTAGAGAAAGCTGTTGGAGATAAAGTTCCTAATCCCGCAAAGAAGATTGAACCAATTTTGAAAAGG ATCGCAAATTTCCAAGCTCCAAGGTATTTCTTAAAACCAGAAGCAGAGTTGGAAAGCTATAAAAAACATTCACCTGATAGCGGAAG ttcACCTGAACACCAACAATTGCTGCCAGTCACTGAGTGCAGTCGCGATCAGTTACCTGTTCCAGGAAGAAATAACACAGAGAAATTTTCTTTGTGCGAGCAGAACGGAGAAGGTTCACTAGACTGTTTACCTGTGCATCTAGTAGAGCAACTGAGTACGCAGGAAAATGTTGACATTGAGCATCATTCACCTGGTATTTTTCATGAGGAAAAACGATCTGAGAATAGAGAAGCCCAGGCTCGTAGCTCTAGTGATAGTGACAGTGATAGTGATAACAGTGACAGTGGGAGTGACAGTAAAAGTGCAGCTGGAAGTGACAGTGGGAGCAGCAGTGATAGTGAGGCTTCTTCTAACAGTAAGGACGGTTCTGATGAGGACGTGGATATCATGAGTGATGGTGACAGAGAGCCTCTACTGACAACACAGTCCCTTGAACAGGATGCAATTGATCTCCCAGGTCATGGTTCTAGTGCAGTTGAAATCGAGGGTCATAATTCTGATGCTGTTGACATTGACGGTCATGATTCTGATGCAGTTGATATTGATGGTCATGGGTCTGATACAGTTGATGTCGAGGGGAACAGTTCAGATGAGGGTCATGGTTCTGACgctgacagaaaaaaaaattctgataATAACTGgaaaatggaaacaacaacTGGTACCAGTCCCACTGCAAATGGAGAAGTTGGCATTTCAGGGCAGGAACATTTTACTTCTGGTCACGACAACCTACGAGAACGCCAAAATTTTATTGGACAGTTGTTTGATGACACAGAGAATACAACAAAGAATAACTTTAAAAATGACAAACGTGACATCTCCGAGAGGCTGGGGAAAGACCAGAACCAAAAAGCCCTTGATTTTGAGCACTACAGTCAGAAATCAGCACatgagaaaaatagaaaatcccAGAGCTGCAATCAGTTATCTGCCGTAAGTAAAGATTCACAGCATTCAGAGCTCAAGTATGATGCCGAACTTCGCAACGCTTCTGCCAGTCAAACGATCGATCCACTTAGAGGACTTCTGAAGTCATCTATTGAAAAGTCGAATAGACATggtaaatcaaacaaacattctGATGCCTTAGGAAATGTTCGTAAATCTGACAAAGGGGACCATTTTCCACTTGAAATGCTTTCTAGTCGCTCAGGAAAGGCCTTCAGGGACAATCAGAGAGATGATgttcatttgaaaaataagTTTCCAAGGAATAAAAAAGATGGTGAGTCAGCCATTCGACCTTCATTACCTACCGAGACATCCGATAGAAAGCCCGATGAACTGGATGGAAGTGACAAGGATCCCAAGAATGTTTCAGGCTTGAGCATAGGTTCTTCTCCCTTAGATAGCCAGAGAACATATTTGGCGAAATTACCTAAGGGAAATGGACCTGTCCTCCAAAAACAAGTTTCGGAATTGGAGTTGGGTGAACTCCCTGAGCCATTGGGTGAAGATACAGCATTGAAGCCGATCGAAGAGAAAACTTCGTTTAGGCAGTCAAATTTAAAACCAAGCACTTCAGAGAAATTGGGTATTGACTCGGATAAACGAAGGTCTAAAAAATCTGACTCAAAAAAGGCAGCTCCTCCACATACAGTAAATGGTAGCAACGAACACGTTGTTGAAGATTCAGAAAGATCCCAAAAGTGGGCTTTGCAGTCACATGGGCAGAACCTTACAGGTACAGATACTGAAATCAGCTCAcagaataaaaatttagaagatGCAGCTTATAAATCTAGACAAAAAGATAGTAGAGCAAGAGTAGGGAACAGTGTGGAAGGTTatggagaaacaaacaaaaaaacgccTGTTGTAAAGCATGGCTCCAAACGAGCATCCACATCCCGCTCTTCAAGGGAGAGCAAAAGACATTCGTCTGTCTCAAATTCAATCAATGGACACAAAGATGCAACTTCAATACCAGGTGGCAGTGTTGTCCGGGAGAAACAAATGACATCTTTCGGTGAAGAAGACTCTTCTTATTTGAAATAcgagaaagcttctcctgaGCTTAAGGGACCTATTAGTGATCATTTGCA GTATAAAGCCTATATGCAGGAGTATAATGATAAATATGATAGCTACCACTCCATTAACAAGATATTAGAGAGCCACAG AAATGACTTTCAAAAGTTGGGGCAAGACCTTGGGTTTGCAAAAGGAAGGGATGTGGAgagatataacaaaattgtGGAGCAGATAAAGGAATCTTATTGCAAATATGGGGAG AGACACAAACGTTTGAAGAAAGTATTTGTTGTTCTCCACGAAGAATTGAAG CACCTGAAACAAAGAATGAGAGACTACGCATCATCTCATGGAAAAGATTGA